A window of Synechococcus sp. MEDNS5 contains these coding sequences:
- the cbiB gene encoding adenosylcobinamide-phosphate synthase CbiB → MIAAAGLDWLIGDPRWSPHPVVWMGQGIRFLRQRMEQWAGDRPRELRLSGGLITTVLVLTSVAAGWLVERLWLQSNGLWQWAAGLILVVALASALAARSLQDGVMAVINALPENGDQEPALARERLSWIVGRETKQLSHEEILRAAAETASENAVDGIFAPLFWMLVGVALWRAGWLQGPGPLALAWGFKASSTLDSMLGYRRGRLRWLGTAGARLDDALTWLPCRLVMVTLPLISRSWGVWPSLVRAAERDGSLDPSPNAGRSEAIYAHCAGVQLGGSNRYGDTWIEKPLLKAGGAEADAHGVRTILSLSARLEWMWLVAASGMSLLTKQ, encoded by the coding sequence GTGATCGCCGCTGCCGGTCTCGACTGGTTGATCGGCGATCCCCGATGGTCACCCCATCCCGTGGTGTGGATGGGGCAGGGCATTCGCTTTCTCAGGCAACGGATGGAACAGTGGGCGGGAGACCGTCCCAGGGAACTCAGGTTGAGCGGTGGCCTGATCACCACTGTGCTGGTCTTGACCAGCGTTGCTGCTGGATGGCTGGTTGAGCGCCTTTGGCTGCAGTCCAACGGACTATGGCAGTGGGCTGCTGGTTTGATCCTGGTAGTGGCGCTGGCCAGTGCTCTGGCGGCACGCAGCCTGCAGGACGGAGTCATGGCTGTGATCAATGCCCTCCCAGAGAACGGCGATCAAGAGCCGGCCCTTGCACGCGAGCGTCTGAGCTGGATTGTGGGCCGTGAGACGAAGCAACTCAGCCACGAGGAGATTCTGCGAGCAGCAGCGGAAACGGCCAGTGAAAATGCAGTGGACGGCATCTTCGCGCCCTTGTTCTGGATGCTGGTTGGCGTTGCTCTGTGGAGAGCAGGCTGGCTCCAAGGGCCAGGCCCCCTCGCGCTGGCCTGGGGATTCAAGGCCAGCAGCACCCTCGACTCCATGCTGGGCTACAGACGCGGGAGATTGCGCTGGCTGGGAACAGCAGGCGCCCGTTTGGATGATGCCCTCACCTGGCTGCCCTGCCGGCTGGTGATGGTGACGCTGCCGCTAATCAGCCGCAGCTGGGGGGTGTGGCCCTCGTTGGTACGGGCAGCGGAACGGGATGGATCCCTGGATCCTTCACCCAACGCTGGACGGTCGGAAGCGATCTACGCCCATTGCGCTGGAGTTCAGCTGGGAGGCAGCAACCGCTATGGAGACACGTGGATCGAAAAACCCCTTCTCAAGGCCGGAGGAGCTGAAGCCGACGCGCACGGAGTACGCACCATCCTGAGCCTGTCGGCACGACTGGAATGGATGTGGCTGGTTGCCGCGAGTGGGATGAGCCTGCTCACGAAGCAATGA
- a CDS encoding DUF1345 domain-containing protein: protein MDLNHEYVAMTASSFSHQLFSAFHDLERAKIAGSIGVVVALIIFWVMGARWNVLDEAFSVGFLSAMLIDLVRFNVCASRLNLPQTRTLFGHERARRMRLILRTILFTFMSIALLSLSISDIHSGQSFLPEWLRIVVYFLSMFATWMQLHNGFGIHYAKSYFQLNPRSGENGESPQGLIFEGSEPIFTDFLYVAFAVGLTYAMSDVTLEDSRIRRVVWFHSIVSFLFYSTVISAVLNLVTSA, encoded by the coding sequence ATGGATTTGAATCATGAATATGTGGCCATGACGGCCTCGTCTTTTTCCCATCAGCTGTTCAGTGCATTTCATGATCTTGAGCGCGCCAAGATCGCTGGCTCGATTGGTGTTGTTGTTGCCCTGATCATCTTCTGGGTCATGGGGGCGCGTTGGAATGTGCTTGATGAAGCCTTTTCTGTTGGGTTTCTCAGCGCCATGCTGATCGACCTTGTCCGTTTCAATGTTTGTGCATCACGATTGAATCTTCCGCAAACACGAACGCTCTTCGGCCATGAAAGGGCTCGTCGTATGCGGCTTATCCTCAGAACGATTTTGTTTACTTTTATGAGTATTGCCCTGTTAAGCTTGAGCATCAGTGACATTCATTCCGGTCAGAGTTTCTTGCCAGAATGGCTGAGGATTGTTGTGTATTTCTTGTCTATGTTCGCTACGTGGATGCAATTGCATAATGGTTTCGGTATTCACTATGCTAAGAGTTATTTTCAGCTCAACCCCCGAAGTGGCGAGAATGGTGAGTCCCCGCAGGGATTGATCTTCGAAGGGAGTGAGCCAATCTTTACCGATTTTCTTTACGTCGCTTTCGCGGTAGGTCTCACCTATGCCATGAGTGATGTAACGCTTGAAGATTCGAGGATTCGAAGGGTGGTCTGGTTCCACTCCATTGTAAGTTTTCTTTTTTATTCAACGGTGATTTCTGCCGTGCTCAACCTGGTCACCAGTGCCTGA
- a CDS encoding sugar transferase — translation MLSASGRSVLKSSASGLRRRASRRHLELISAPPSSLTALTLVRRQSRVGRSIKRSGDVLFSLAVLALGAPLFGLLAALVKLSSPGPVFYVQKRVGRGYRRFGCIKFRTMRADADAVLAQVLERSPAMRAEFERDFKLREDPRITPIGRFLRRSSLDELPQFLNVLRGEMSVVGPRPIVDKEIERYSDYMDEVLAVRPGLTGLWQVSGRNNLSYSKRVRLDLAYARGRSFFLDFAIILRTFGVLLLPMDRGAY, via the coding sequence TTGCTCAGCGCATCAGGGCGATCTGTATTGAAGTCTTCGGCCTCCGGGCTCAGGCGTCGTGCCTCTCGCCGGCATCTCGAGCTGATTTCCGCGCCTCCGTCGAGCCTGACAGCGCTCACCCTTGTTCGCCGTCAAAGCAGGGTCGGGCGAAGCATCAAGCGCAGCGGTGATGTGCTCTTTTCACTGGCTGTTCTCGCCTTGGGCGCCCCATTGTTTGGCTTGTTGGCAGCACTGGTGAAGCTCAGTTCTCCGGGGCCTGTGTTTTACGTGCAAAAACGCGTTGGTCGGGGATACCGCCGCTTCGGCTGCATCAAATTCCGCACCATGCGAGCCGATGCGGATGCCGTGCTGGCGCAGGTGCTGGAGCGATCGCCAGCCATGCGTGCTGAGTTCGAGCGTGATTTCAAGCTGCGGGAAGACCCGCGGATTACGCCGATTGGGCGTTTTCTCAGGCGATCAAGCCTTGATGAACTCCCCCAGTTCCTCAATGTGTTGCGTGGAGAGATGAGCGTGGTGGGTCCGAGGCCGATTGTGGATAAGGAAATTGAGCGCTACTCCGACTACATGGATGAGGTTCTGGCCGTCCGCCCAGGACTGACTGGGCTTTGGCAGGTAAGCGGTCGCAACAACCTCAGTTACTCCAAAAGGGTTCGACTAGATCTGGCTTATGCCAGAGGCCGATCATTCTTTCTGGATTTCGCCATCATCTTGCGCACATTCGGCGTGCTTCTTCTGCCGATGGATCGGGGAGCTTATTGA